CTGCGCGCACTGTCGGTCCGCAGGCGATGCAGCCAAAGCGGCAGACCCAGGAGCGCCAAACCCAGCAGAATTCCTGGCGCTCCGAAATTCATTGACGATGCTGCCGAAATTGGAGGTAGTTGCGCAGCGCCGTGCCGAGCGGCTGACGGGTGTCGAGCAGCACGTGCTGGCCACCCGCACGTCCGACTGCCAGCGCGACGTCCTGAACGTGTTGCTCGACGCGCTGCGGATAGTCGTTGAGCAAAAACTCTCGCGAGACCTCTACCGTTTCGCCCGACTCCATATCTTTGAGGAGTCGCGGACCGCGGTCTTCCGGCTTGAGCTCTTGACCATCGAGCACCTGGAAGAAAATACAGTCGTGCCCCGCCAGGCTCAGCGGCTGCGCCGCCTCAACCATCTGCTCCGGATCACCGAAAAAATCGGATATGACTGCCACGAGACCACGGCGGCTCACGCGGCGGGAAAACTCTTCGATCGGCGGCTGATAGCGGGTGCCACGGCCCGGCTCAAGCGCCTCGATCGTGTGCAGCATGGCGGCGCGCGACCCTGGGCGGGTTGCCGGTGGATGGTAGGCGCGGACGGCCTCGTCAAAGACGAGCAAGCCGGTGGCATCGTGCTGACGACCGGCGAGAAAGGTCAGGCATGCGGCCAGCATCTGGGCGTACCGCAGCTTGCTGACCGGCTGCCCAAAACCCATCGAGGCGCTCGCGTCGAGCAGAATCATCAGGTGGGCGTTTGTATCCCCCAGGAACTGCTTGATCACCATGCGCTCGGATCGCGCATAGACATTCCAGTCCACGTGTCGCGGGTCGTCCCCGTCGCGATAGGGCCGATACTCGGCGAACTCCTGGCTGAAGCCGAACAGGGGCGACCGGTGCAGCCCCAGCAGCAGCCCCTGCACCACGCTGCGCGCGATCAGCTCCATATTGTTCAGACCATCGAGGTCTTCGGGCTGGAGCAGGTGGCTGGCCGGGCGCAACGAGCCGTCCTCAGCTGGCCTGCTGCAGCGCGGGCTGCGCGACCAGATCGGTCAGCACGTCATCCACGGTCAGGCCGTCTGCCTCGGCAAAATAATTGAGCAGTACCCGGTGCCGCAGCACCGGTGCCGCCAGCGCCAGGATGTCTTCAGCGATCACGTGGTAGCGGCCGGCGAGCAAAGCCCGGGCCTTCGCGGCAAGCACCAGAAACAGGCTGGCGCGGACGCTGGCGCCATAGTTTACGTACTTGCGCACCTTATCGGTGGCGGCGGCATCGCTGGGCCGGGTGGCGCGGACGACGTCGACAGCCAGCTGCCCCATGGCCTCGGACACCGGCACCTGACGGACCAGCCACTGGAAGCCGACAATTTCCTCGGCGCTGGTGCAGGCGGTCACTTCGGGCATCTCCACGCGCTCGGTGAAGCGCCGCACCACCGCCAGCTCATCAGCCGCCGGCAGGTAGTCGAGCAGTACGTTGAAGAGAAACCGGTCGAGCTGCGCTTCGGGCAGCGGATAGGTGCCCTCAAGCTCGATGGGGTTTTGCGTGGCCAGAACAAAAAAGGGCTTGCCCAGCTCGTGGGTTGTGCCTCGCACGGTCACGCGCGCCTCCTGCATCGCCTCCAGGAGCGCCGCCTGGGTTTTGGGCGGAGTGCGGTTGATCTCGTCGGCCAGCAGAACATTGGTAAACACCGGGCCAGGCACAAAGCGCCATTGCCGCCGGCCGCTCGCCTCGTCCTCGTCGACGATATCGGTCCCGGTGACGTCCGTCGGCATCAGGTCGGGCGTGAACTGGATACGCTTAAAATCCAGCCCCAGCGCGGTTGCCATGGTGCGAACCAACAGCGTTTTGGCGGTGCCGGGCAGACCGGTGATGAGGCAATGCCCCCCGACCAGCAGCGTGATCAGCAGACTTTCGACCACCTCTTCCTGACCGACGATGACCTTTCCCACCTGGGTACGGATCTCGCCCATGGCGGCGCGGAACCGCTCCACCTGCTTGGCAACGTCCGGACTAAGCTCGGTTTCCATGTTCATTACCCTTCGTAAAAAATTCTCTCAGGACTCAATAAGGCTCATCAGGAGCCTTTGAGCTTCGCGAAAATTGGGCGCCAGTTCCAGTGCTGACAGTACCTCCAGGCGCGCCTCGTCCGTGCGGCCGGCGGAATTCAGCGACCGCGCGAGCTTGAGGTGTGCGTCCGCGCGATCATGAGGGTTCAGCGCCAGGGCCGCTCGATACTCGCGCACCGCCGCGTCGGCATTGCCGAGCTCCAGCCACAGCCCGCCGAGGCGGCTATGTCGCTCCCAGTCCAGCGGCGCAACCCAGTTGGATTCGTCCAGCACGTCTGCAGCCGCCGCCACGTTGCCCTGGTCTTTGAGCAGCTCAGCCAAGCGGTCCAGGGCTGCCGGCACGCGACCACCGGCGTCAAAGAACGCCTGCAGCGCGCTCTGCTCAGCCGCCGGCTCCTCAAGCTCGCGCCGCGCGCGGGCCAGCATCAGGTACGGGCTGTCGGCATCAACATAGGCTGGCAGCAGCGTCGCCGCCCGCTGAGCGGGTTCGACCACGTCGGCCCACCGCTGTTCCCGGGCGGCACCGACGGCGTCTCCGCGTTGCTGCTCAAACTCCGTCAGGGCGGCAAAAGTCTCGCTGAACTCGCTGTCGATAAAGGCGGCAAACCGTTCGTCGAACTGCTCCAGCGTGATCCCGAGCGCCGTTTCCACGGCCTTGCGGGTAGGCGCACCGGCTTTGTACTGAGCCAGGATCTCAACCAGCGGCGCAAAGCCGAACTCTTGTTCGATAAAGTCGCAGGTCAGGCCGGCCTGCATGTAGGACACGATGACCTGCTGCGGGTACGAAGGCCGAATGAAGCTGGCATCGAGTCGCGCCAGCGGCAGCAGCTTGCCTTCCGCCATGGCGTTGAGGGCCACCAGCGGAATTTGCCGTCCCGGGACCGGCCCGGTGCGCCATTCTTCAAAGACGGAGATACCTTCACTGAACCAGCGCGTCACCCGATGATCCGTCGCGCGCAGGGTGAAAATATGGGCGATCTCGTGCCACAGGGTCGTGCCCCAGTGGAAATCATCCGGCGACCGGGCGGCCGGCGAGTCCATGGCCACCACGTAGCCAAAGGTGGCGCCCAGGATACCGACACCAGGCAGGCCGACGGTGCGCACCGCAAAGTCTTCGTGGTCGGGATACATCTCCACGACCACGGGCTGACTGGGCGTGTACTGGTAACGCTCGCTGAACAGCGCGACGCTGCGCCGCGTGAGGTCGGCAACGTAGGGCGTGAGGACGGCCGCCTCTTCGCTATGGAGGCGCAGCTTCATGCCCTTCTCCCCCATCGTCAGGGTGCGAATCTCGAAGCCTTCCAGCGTGTCGAGCAGTCGCAGCGTGTTGACCGTCTTAGCGTTGTAGGGGTCGCCGGTATAGGCGGCCTCGATCTGGCGCCGAGCCTCGACCGGCCGATCCAGTCGCAGCAGGTTGGTCCCGAGTTCGAGGCGGGCGGACCAGAGATCGGGCTGCACGGCGAGCGCCGCCTCATACCACTGCCCCGCCTGCTCGTAGCGCCGGGTGATAACCATAAAGTAAGCCGGCACGGCCCAGGCGTCACCAAAGAATTCGTTCAGCGCCAGCGCCTCGTCCACCCAGGGTTGAACCGGCTCATCGCCGAGCGCAGCGTGCGCCGCGCGAAGCGCAAGCAGCTCAAGCCGTGGCCACGTGCTCGATCGCAGCATGCCGTCAGCCCGGTCGAGAAGGGTCTGCGCATCGTCGAGGTGCCCTTCCTCAAGCGCCAGCCACGCCTTCATCAGGCTGGCCCGGATGGCGGCACCGGTCGGGATATTGGCGTCGGTTAGCAGCGGCTCCAGCGCTTCACTGGCGGCACCGCTGAAGCCGCCAGCCATCACGCTGGCCAGCCCGAGCTTGGCATAGACATAATTGGGATCCAGCGTCAGGGCTTCGTCGAACAATGCCTGAGCCTCTGCTGCCTGGTGAGTCACCGCAAACAGCCATCCCCAGCGGGTACGCAGCGGTGCCGATTCCGGATTCTCCTGCACCGCCTGTCGAAACCAGCGATTGGCCGCTTTGATCTCACCTAGCGCCCAGGCGAGCTCCGCGCGGAGGGCGGTCGCTGGCGCTTTGCCCAGGAGCTGCCGATAACAGGCCCGAGCGCGCTGCAGCTGACCCTCCCAAAGCTGCTGGTCACAGGCGACCAGGCCGGGATCGTCGATCTCGCCATAGTGGATTCCTCGTTGCGTGGCGCTGGCTGCACCAGCGAGCAGGAGCAACGGCACAGCAACCCAGGCGGCGTGTCGGGTAAGCCGGCTCACGGACCCTCTCCTGATCCTGCCGACGAGTCGCCGCCCGCAGCCTCGATCTTCTCCGACACCATCGACAACGAAATCAGCAGGGACTGAAGCTCCTGCAGGTATTCCGCCTGATCCATCTGAGAGCGGCGGGCGCGCAGCGCGCTGATCTGATCGTTCAGCACCTCACGGCGGGCCAGCAGCTCCGGCGCCACCGCGTCACTTGCCGCATCGTCCAGGCGCGCCAGCATGAGCGATGAGGGGTTGTCACCGAGCTGGCGAGG
This sequence is a window from Pseudomonadota bacterium. Protein-coding genes within it:
- a CDS encoding AAA family ATPase; translation: METELSPDVAKQVERFRAAMGEIRTQVGKVIVGQEEVVESLLITLLVGGHCLITGLPGTAKTLLVRTMATALGLDFKRIQFTPDLMPTDVTGTDIVDEDEASGRRQWRFVPGPVFTNVLLADEINRTPPKTQAALLEAMQEARVTVRGTTHELGKPFFVLATQNPIELEGTYPLPEAQLDRFLFNVLLDYLPAADELAVVRRFTERVEMPEVTACTSAEEIVGFQWLVRQVPVSEAMGQLAVDVVRATRPSDAAATDKVRKYVNYGASVRASLFLVLAAKARALLAGRYHVIAEDILALAAPVLRHRVLLNYFAEADGLTVDDVLTDLVAQPALQQAS
- a CDS encoding DUF58 domain-containing protein, coding for MRPASHLLQPEDLDGLNNMELIARSVVQGLLLGLHRSPLFGFSQEFAEYRPYRDGDDPRHVDWNVYARSERMVIKQFLGDTNAHLMILLDASASMGFGQPVSKLRYAQMLAACLTFLAGRQHDATGLLVFDEAVRAYHPPATRPGSRAAMLHTIEALEPGRGTRYQPPIEEFSRRVSRRGLVAVISDFFGDPEQMVEAAQPLSLAGHDCIFFQVLDGQELKPEDRGPRLLKDMESGETVEVSREFLLNDYPQRVEQHVQDVALAVGRAGGQHVLLDTRQPLGTALRNYLQFRQHRQ
- a CDS encoding tetratricopeptide repeat protein, which encodes MSRLTRHAAWVAVPLLLLAGAASATQRGIHYGEIDDPGLVACDQQLWEGQLQRARACYRQLLGKAPATALRAELAWALGEIKAANRWFRQAVQENPESAPLRTRWGWLFAVTHQAAEAQALFDEALTLDPNYVYAKLGLASVMAGGFSGAASEALEPLLTDANIPTGAAIRASLMKAWLALEEGHLDDAQTLLDRADGMLRSSTWPRLELLALRAAHAALGDEPVQPWVDEALALNEFFGDAWAVPAYFMVITRRYEQAGQWYEAALAVQPDLWSARLELGTNLLRLDRPVEARRQIEAAYTGDPYNAKTVNTLRLLDTLEGFEIRTLTMGEKGMKLRLHSEEAAVLTPYVADLTRRSVALFSERYQYTPSQPVVVEMYPDHEDFAVRTVGLPGVGILGATFGYVVAMDSPAARSPDDFHWGTTLWHEIAHIFTLRATDHRVTRWFSEGISVFEEWRTGPVPGRQIPLVALNAMAEGKLLPLARLDASFIRPSYPQQVIVSYMQAGLTCDFIEQEFGFAPLVEILAQYKAGAPTRKAVETALGITLEQFDERFAAFIDSEFSETFAALTEFEQQRGDAVGAAREQRWADVVEPAQRAATLLPAYVDADSPYLMLARARRELEEPAAEQSALQAFFDAGGRVPAALDRLAELLKDQGNVAAAADVLDESNWVAPLDWERHSRLGGLWLELGNADAAVREYRAALALNPHDRADAHLKLARSLNSAGRTDEARLEVLSALELAPNFREAQRLLMSLIES